From Coffea arabica cultivar ET-39 chromosome 2e, Coffea Arabica ET-39 HiFi, whole genome shotgun sequence, the proteins below share one genomic window:
- the LOC113730681 gene encoding nifU-like protein 4, mitochondrial isoform X1, with protein MKNLARLMWRAANYGKRSLSSQKVAGINGLRCLPKRFIYCYAAATSNSILDFNSLKSSLLPSTTHFAGQRRTMFIQTQATPNPLSLMFFPGKPVMEGGSADFPNARAAMNSPLAKALFGIDGCWPATSIIMSVADTGITRVFFGSDFVTVTKSEDASWEFLKPEIFAAIMDFSTSGKPLIMDSNSLDSTDTAIHEDDSETVAMIKELLETRIRPAVQDDGGDIEYRGFVPETGIVRLKMQGACSGCPSSSVTLKSGIENMLMHYVPEVKGVEQELDTEDEDPALTGAAYE; from the exons ATGAAGAATTTGGCAAGGTTAATGTGGCGAGCCGCTAATTATGGGAAGAGATCATTATCATCGCAAAAAGTAGCCGGAATCAATGGGCTTCGATGCTTACCCAAGCGATTCATCTATTGTTATGCTGCGGCGACGTCCAACTCCATCTTGGATTTCAATTCGTTGAAATCATCACTTTTACCTTCGACGACCCATTTCGCAG GACAGAGGAGGACCATGTTTATTCAAACACAAGCAACCCCTAATCCATTGTCACTGATGTTCTTTCCTGGGAAGCCTGTCATGGAAGGTGGCAGTGCTGATTTTCCTAATGCTCGTGCAGCCATGAATTCTCCTCTCGCAAAGGCTTTATTTGGAATTGATG GCTGTTGGCCAGCCACCAGCATAATTATGTCTGTTGCTGATACAGGGATTACACGAGTCTTCTTCGGTTCTGACTTTGTAACTGTGACAAAGTCGGAGGATGCTTCTTGGGAATTTTTAAAGCCTGAAATATTTGCAGCAATCATGGACTTTTCTACGTCTGGGAAGCCACTAATCATGGATTCAAATAGTTTGGATTCCACGGACACAGCTATCCATGAAGATGATTCAGAAACTGTAGCGATGATCAAAGAACTTTTGGAGACCCGTATTCGACCAGCAGTACAAGACGATGGTGGTGATATTGAGTACAGAGGATTTGTTCCAGAAACTGGAATAGTCAGACTAAAAATGCAAGGTGCATGCAGTGGTTGCCCTAGCTCATCTGTCACTCTGAAGTCTGGCATCGAAAACATGCTGATGCACTATGTTCCAGAAGTCAAAGGTGTGGAACAGGAACTTGATACTGAAGATGAAGATCCTGCACTGACTGGAGCAGCTTATGAGTAG
- the LOC113730681 gene encoding nifU-like protein 4, mitochondrial isoform X2 yields MKNLARLMWRAANYGKRSLSSQKVAGINGLRCLPKRFIYCYAAATSNSILDFNSLKSSLLPSTTHFAGQRRTMFIQTQATPNPLSLMFFPGKPVMEGGSADFPNARAAMNSPLAKALFGIDGITRVFFGSDFVTVTKSEDASWEFLKPEIFAAIMDFSTSGKPLIMDSNSLDSTDTAIHEDDSETVAMIKELLETRIRPAVQDDGGDIEYRGFVPETGIVRLKMQGACSGCPSSSVTLKSGIENMLMHYVPEVKGVEQELDTEDEDPALTGAAYE; encoded by the exons ATGAAGAATTTGGCAAGGTTAATGTGGCGAGCCGCTAATTATGGGAAGAGATCATTATCATCGCAAAAAGTAGCCGGAATCAATGGGCTTCGATGCTTACCCAAGCGATTCATCTATTGTTATGCTGCGGCGACGTCCAACTCCATCTTGGATTTCAATTCGTTGAAATCATCACTTTTACCTTCGACGACCCATTTCGCAG GACAGAGGAGGACCATGTTTATTCAAACACAAGCAACCCCTAATCCATTGTCACTGATGTTCTTTCCTGGGAAGCCTGTCATGGAAGGTGGCAGTGCTGATTTTCCTAATGCTCGTGCAGCCATGAATTCTCCTCTCGCAAAGGCTTTATTTGGAATTGATG GGATTACACGAGTCTTCTTCGGTTCTGACTTTGTAACTGTGACAAAGTCGGAGGATGCTTCTTGGGAATTTTTAAAGCCTGAAATATTTGCAGCAATCATGGACTTTTCTACGTCTGGGAAGCCACTAATCATGGATTCAAATAGTTTGGATTCCACGGACACAGCTATCCATGAAGATGATTCAGAAACTGTAGCGATGATCAAAGAACTTTTGGAGACCCGTATTCGACCAGCAGTACAAGACGATGGTGGTGATATTGAGTACAGAGGATTTGTTCCAGAAACTGGAATAGTCAGACTAAAAATGCAAGGTGCATGCAGTGGTTGCCCTAGCTCATCTGTCACTCTGAAGTCTGGCATCGAAAACATGCTGATGCACTATGTTCCAGAAGTCAAAGGTGTGGAACAGGAACTTGATACTGAAGATGAAGATCCTGCACTGACTGGAGCAGCTTATGAGTAG
- the LOC113730681 gene encoding nifU-like protein 4, mitochondrial isoform X3 produces MFIQTQATPNPLSLMFFPGKPVMEGGSADFPNARAAMNSPLAKALFGIDGCWPATSIIMSVADTGITRVFFGSDFVTVTKSEDASWEFLKPEIFAAIMDFSTSGKPLIMDSNSLDSTDTAIHEDDSETVAMIKELLETRIRPAVQDDGGDIEYRGFVPETGIVRLKMQGACSGCPSSSVTLKSGIENMLMHYVPEVKGVEQELDTEDEDPALTGAAYE; encoded by the exons ATGTTTATTCAAACACAAGCAACCCCTAATCCATTGTCACTGATGTTCTTTCCTGGGAAGCCTGTCATGGAAGGTGGCAGTGCTGATTTTCCTAATGCTCGTGCAGCCATGAATTCTCCTCTCGCAAAGGCTTTATTTGGAATTGATG GCTGTTGGCCAGCCACCAGCATAATTATGTCTGTTGCTGATACAGGGATTACACGAGTCTTCTTCGGTTCTGACTTTGTAACTGTGACAAAGTCGGAGGATGCTTCTTGGGAATTTTTAAAGCCTGAAATATTTGCAGCAATCATGGACTTTTCTACGTCTGGGAAGCCACTAATCATGGATTCAAATAGTTTGGATTCCACGGACACAGCTATCCATGAAGATGATTCAGAAACTGTAGCGATGATCAAAGAACTTTTGGAGACCCGTATTCGACCAGCAGTACAAGACGATGGTGGTGATATTGAGTACAGAGGATTTGTTCCAGAAACTGGAATAGTCAGACTAAAAATGCAAGGTGCATGCAGTGGTTGCCCTAGCTCATCTGTCACTCTGAAGTCTGGCATCGAAAACATGCTGATGCACTATGTTCCAGAAGTCAAAGGTGTGGAACAGGAACTTGATACTGAAGATGAAGATCCTGCACTGACTGGAGCAGCTTATGAGTAG
- the LOC113730682 gene encoding uncharacterized protein isoform X1: MVGMWWWKNKREVRLLVHLLLPLSVHFVAEEMTKSVLVDVTTNVLCPGQSTCPEAIDLNGLQQTTVGIFKMVVLPVLGQLSDDYGRKPLLLATFSADILPFAVLAINKSKGFVYAFYVLRFVSLIFSQGSIYCIAAAYLADVVDDNKKATGFSWMMGLISASRVLGNVLARFLPGTCFFEVAIALLIFCPVYMTLFLAETITPAPKVDQCLPYFKKAFKLIQEQYDNIRYAAGVVISSPTLKSVSLALFFYELGMSGATSTLLYYLKAAFGFDKNQFSEILMVVDIGAVISQLLVLPIITPLVGEKLILCAALLSNAVYALLFGLAWAPWVTYSIAAFGVVNVLVRPSSFALISKAASSTDQGKAQGIILGVQSFSSLLSPLAMTPLTNLFLSRDAPFNCKGFSFVCASLSVAIALCFAFMLKPDTSKKPLEVDAEHNKAPLLS, translated from the exons ATGGTTGGAATGTGGTGgtggaaaaacaagagagaggtgCGACTACTGGTGCACCTACTGCTGCCACTGAGTGTTCACTTTGTAGCCGAAGAGATGACTAAATCAGTTCTTGTGGACGTCACCACTAATGTTCTTTGTCCAGGCCAGTCCACATGCCCGGAGGCCATCGACCTCAATGGTCTTCAACAAACC ACTGTTGGAATCTTCAAGATGGTGGTTCTTCCAGTTCTAGGTCAACTTTCAGATGATTATGGTCGAAAGCCACTCCTCCTTGCAACATTTTCTGCTGATATTCTTCCTTTCG CTGTGCTCGCAATCAATAAATCAAAGGGGTTTGTGTATGCGTTCTACGTTTTGCGGTTTGTTTCTCTGATCTTCAGTCAAGGAAGTATTTACTGCATTGCTGCTGCTTACCTG GCGGATGTTGTTGATGACAACAAGAAGGCTACAGGTTTTAGCTGGATGATGGGCCTAATTTCTGCATCCCGTGTCCTGGGAAATGTTCTTGCTCGTTTTCTTCCTGGGACTTGTTTTTTTGAG GTTGCAATAGCCCTCCTGATCTTTTGTCCTGTATATATGACACTCTTTCTGGCTGAGACTATAACTCCAGCTCCAAAGGTTGACCAGTGTCTGCCATACTTCAAGAAGGCGTTTAAGCTTATTCAAGAACAATATGACAATATCAGATATGCTGCGGGTGTGGTTATTAGCAG CCCTACACTGAAGTCCGTTTCACTTGCTTTATTCTTCTATGAATTGGGGATGTCTGGCGCCACTAGCACTCTACTG TATTATCTGAAGGCGGCTTTTGGTTTTGACAAAAAtcaattttcagaaattttgaTGGTGGTTGATATTGGTGCAGTCATTTCTCAG TTGCTGGTGCTTCCGATCATCACCCCTTTGGTTGGAGAGAAACTTATCCTTTGTGCAGCATTACTCTCGAATGCAGTATAT GCCTTGCTTTTTGGCTTAGCCTGGGCACCATGG GTAACCTACTCCATTGCTGCTTTTGGAGTTGTTAACGTCCTTGTGAGACCTTCT AGCTTTGCTCTCATATCCAAAGCAGCAAGTTCAACTGATCAG GGAAAGGCACAAGGAATTATTTTAGGCGTCCAGTCATTTTCGAGTTTGTTGTCGCCACTAGCAATGACACCACTAACCA ACTTGTTCCTGTCAAGAGATGCACCATTCAACTGCAAAGGCTTCAGCTTTGTGTGTGCATCTTTATCTGTG GCTATTGCACTTTGTTTCGCTTTTATGTTGAAGCCAGATACTTCGAAGAAACCCTTGGAGGTTGATGCAGAACAcaataaagcaccacttttgTCATAG
- the LOC113730682 gene encoding uncharacterized protein isoform X2: MVVLPVLGQLSDDYGRKPLLLATFSADILPFAVLAINKSKGFVYAFYVLRFVSLIFSQGSIYCIAAAYLADVVDDNKKATGFSWMMGLISASRVLGNVLARFLPGTCFFEVAIALLIFCPVYMTLFLAETITPAPKVDQCLPYFKKAFKLIQEQYDNIRYAAGVVISSPTLKSVSLALFFYELGMSGATSTLLYYLKAAFGFDKNQFSEILMVVDIGAVISQLLVLPIITPLVGEKLILCAALLSNAVYALLFGLAWAPWVTYSIAAFGVVNVLVRPSSFALISKAASSTDQGKAQGIILGVQSFSSLLSPLAMTPLTNLFLSRDAPFNCKGFSFVCASLSVAIALCFAFMLKPDTSKKPLEVDAEHNKAPLLS; the protein is encoded by the exons ATGGTGGTTCTTCCAGTTCTAGGTCAACTTTCAGATGATTATGGTCGAAAGCCACTCCTCCTTGCAACATTTTCTGCTGATATTCTTCCTTTCG CTGTGCTCGCAATCAATAAATCAAAGGGGTTTGTGTATGCGTTCTACGTTTTGCGGTTTGTTTCTCTGATCTTCAGTCAAGGAAGTATTTACTGCATTGCTGCTGCTTACCTG GCGGATGTTGTTGATGACAACAAGAAGGCTACAGGTTTTAGCTGGATGATGGGCCTAATTTCTGCATCCCGTGTCCTGGGAAATGTTCTTGCTCGTTTTCTTCCTGGGACTTGTTTTTTTGAG GTTGCAATAGCCCTCCTGATCTTTTGTCCTGTATATATGACACTCTTTCTGGCTGAGACTATAACTCCAGCTCCAAAGGTTGACCAGTGTCTGCCATACTTCAAGAAGGCGTTTAAGCTTATTCAAGAACAATATGACAATATCAGATATGCTGCGGGTGTGGTTATTAGCAG CCCTACACTGAAGTCCGTTTCACTTGCTTTATTCTTCTATGAATTGGGGATGTCTGGCGCCACTAGCACTCTACTG TATTATCTGAAGGCGGCTTTTGGTTTTGACAAAAAtcaattttcagaaattttgaTGGTGGTTGATATTGGTGCAGTCATTTCTCAG TTGCTGGTGCTTCCGATCATCACCCCTTTGGTTGGAGAGAAACTTATCCTTTGTGCAGCATTACTCTCGAATGCAGTATAT GCCTTGCTTTTTGGCTTAGCCTGGGCACCATGG GTAACCTACTCCATTGCTGCTTTTGGAGTTGTTAACGTCCTTGTGAGACCTTCT AGCTTTGCTCTCATATCCAAAGCAGCAAGTTCAACTGATCAG GGAAAGGCACAAGGAATTATTTTAGGCGTCCAGTCATTTTCGAGTTTGTTGTCGCCACTAGCAATGACACCACTAACCA ACTTGTTCCTGTCAAGAGATGCACCATTCAACTGCAAAGGCTTCAGCTTTGTGTGTGCATCTTTATCTGTG GCTATTGCACTTTGTTTCGCTTTTATGTTGAAGCCAGATACTTCGAAGAAACCCTTGGAGGTTGATGCAGAACAcaataaagcaccacttttgTCATAG